TGCTTCAGAACCATTAATGCCTGGCCCCTCTGCATCTTTCATTACTTGGTTAGAAGCTTTAAAAACAGCAATTCTATTATTGGGTCCCCATGCGGGCTGCATATACAGTGCTTTCTCACTACTTAATTTTGTCACAGTATTGGTATTGCCTAGAGAGGCTTTGAACAATTGACCACCCTCTGATTCATCCCAGCCAACAAAAGCCAGTTGAGATCCATCAGGACTCCAAGTAGGCATAGCCTCTGTAAAATCATTGTCAGTAACTCTCCTTGGCTCCCCTTCTGGATAATCCATTACATAAAGTCTGTTCAATGCAGTGAATGCTAATTTCTTACCGTCCGGAGAAGGAGCCGCATCTCGAATCTGTGTAGCTCGAGCAGCTGTGGTATCTTTGATTTCATAATTAAAATATAACCGAGGTCCCATGGCCAGATTTACGTCTACCTCGAAAGGAATCTCGGTAGGCGTTCCTCCATCTACCGCAATTTTCCAGATTTTACCACCATAGGAAGTGATCACATTTTTGCTATCTGGGGTGAAAGCCATGGCTGGTAATACTCCTTGAGGAGCAATGGACTCCTGTTCATCTCTTTGCACTGGATAGGCAAGCCACTTCTCTTCCCCGCTTTCTATATTTCTTAAAACGAGACCGGTTTTTTCTTCCCATCTGCTGCCATATACCATCCATTTTCCATCGTCGCTGAGCGTTGGGGTAAATGCCGAGCCATATCTTGAGGTGATCGTATTCAGTTCTCCTTTATCAAAATCGTAAGTTCCAATCTGGTATTGTGGAAGCAAGGCATTGTAATTCCATGAACCAGATCTTTGTGAGAAATAGACCTTTTTGCCATCTGGGCTTACAAATGGATCAATGGTTTTGATGCTACCCGGATTTTCATTGAGTTGGATTCCTCCACCACCATCTTTATGGTACATCCATAGTTTGGTAATTCTTCTACCTTTTGCTACGACAATGTATTCACTGTCGGGAGTCCAATCTGCTCCGGGAACGTCCCCATTTTTATCTTTTGTGATCTGGACTGTGTCTTTTTTGTCCATATCTATGTACCAAAGGTTGTCACTACCGGCACGATCAGAAGTGAATAAGATCTTTGTGCCATCGGGAGAATACCTTGGGTGCGTTTCATAAGCCATCCCAGTGGTGATTGGGCTCGCTTTACCTCCTTCAATTGGAATGGTATAGATATCTCCTAATAAATCAAAGGCCAGTGATTTTCCATCTGGACTGACATCTACACTCATCCAAGTTCCCTGTGAGGTGTTGAATTTTATTTCTCTTTCAGGCTTTAAAGGGAGATCTTTGAATTTTGGAGAAACAATAGAGTCTTTCTTGGTGGAGTCAGCTAGGTGATAAGCTTTTTCATCCAAAGGAAGGAGCTCTTTTTCTTGCATTGGAACCATTGCAGCAAAACTGAAACTAGCTCCCAATGCAAGCAAAACTGCTGGTTGGATAAGTTTTTTCATACGACTTTATTATTGGGTAAATAAACTACGTTAAATTTTCCTTTTACAGAATAAAAATGCTGTTCAAAGCTTAAAATAGATCGATTTCGACCATTTTTTTAGGAAAAAATACAGGTTACTTTAAAAAAATAAGGTTGGTGATAGGCTTGTTAAATCAGGAAATAACCTCATAAACCATGACAGGCTTGGCTTTATTTTTCAAAATCATTTCGCCAATTTTTGTGATATTAAAATCGTTAGCCACTTCTTCCTGATATTTTTCCAATATTAAGATTTGACCTGGGTTTGCCTTGGATTGTAATCGGGATGCCACGTTGACTGTATCTCCGATCACGGTATAATCTAGTCTTTTTAATGACAATGATCCAATATTTCCAGAGACCATTTCCCCATTGTTAATTCCTATTGAGACTTTGGGTTTGAATCCTGATTTTTCTGAGAACACAGGCATCGCATTCATCTTATCCCTTATTGCAATACTAGCTCGGAGCGCTCTTTTGGCATAGTCCTCACCTTTAAAAACTGCCATTACTGCATCACCAATGAATTTGTCAATAATCCCTTTTTCGGCAATGATTTCTCTCACCATCATATCAAAGTAAGCATTTAACTGGCCTACAACTATATTGGGTTCTTCTGTTTCACTAATAGCTGTAAATCCACATAGGTCTATAAATGCCACAGCTGCTTCCAGTGTTTCATTATCATCCAAGCCCATTCCTAACTCTCTATTGCCCATGAAGTTTAAGACCGTCTCATCCACATACATTTTCAGGATATTATTTTCCTTCATGGTTTTGAGAGTTGCCTTGATTTGTTTGATGGACTCGATAGTTTTCTCAATGGTGATTTCCAGGTCTTGAAAGTCAACTGGCTTTGTAATGAAATCAAAGGCGCCGAGATTCATGGCTGTACGGATATTATCCATGTCTCCATAAGCTGAGATGATGACAGTTTTCAGAAGACTATGTTGCTCTTTTACTTTGGATAAAAGAGTTAGACCATCCATTTCAGGCATATTGATATCACTAAGGATCATATCAATGTCCTTGGATTCCTCCATCACTTCTAAAGCTTTTTTACCATTGAGAGCAAAGAAAAATTCATACTCTTCAGAACGGATTTTCTTTCTGAATTTCTGTTTGATCAATACTTCCAGATCAGCTTCATCATCTACAACTAAAATCCTTGTCATTATTTCTCTGAGTTATTTTTTTCCACCATCGCTGAGATCTCCTTTTTTAGAAAAGCAAAGTCTATGGGTTTGGTAAAGAATTCCTTGGCCCCCGATCCAATCGCTTTTTCATAGTTTTCATTGTCGCCATAAGCCGAGATCATACTTACATTGATTTTAGGAAAACGTTCTTTGATTTTCTTTAAAAGCTCTAAACCGGTCATTCCTGGCATATTTATATCTGAAAATACATATACTACCTGCGGTGGGTTTTCTTTTTCTAGAAAATCCAAAGCTTCCTGTCCTGAAAAAGCAAATGATAAAGCTATCGTTCCACTCCTAATCTCTTTTCTAAACTTCTGACGAAAAAGTATTTCTACATCTTTTTCATCATCTACTATTAAAATGTTCATATCCTTTTCATTAAGTTAAAATAATGATGACTCCGGTACTTTAATAATAAATTTCAGCTTTTAGACCTCTATTTATCTTTATTTGGTAATAAAATCGTAAAAATCGTTTTCTCTCCCTCTACTGACTCTACTTTAAAATCTCCTCCATGAGCTTTAACTATATCGTAGCTGAGGCTCAGTCCCAGTCCTGTACCTTCACCGGTAGGTTTGGTAGTAAAAAAAGGCTGGAAGATCTTTTCTTTTATCGTGTCAGGGATACCATTTCCATTATCTTCAATCGTTAATTTCAAGGTTTCTGGTTTCCCTCCTGTAGCAGGGATTAACTTTGAAGTAACTTTGACTAATGGCTGATAGTTTTCAGGCTTTGTTTTCGCCTTCTCATATACTGCATAAAATGCATTATTCACCAGGTTAAGAATCAGCCTACCAAAATCTTGGGCTACCACTTTTATCTCTGGAAGGTTTGGGTCCAAGTCGAGCTGAAAATCCGAGTTAAAGTTTTTGTCTTTGGCACGGAGACCATGATAAGAAAGTCTTAAAAACTCATCTGCGAGGTCATTCAGGTCAGTTGGTATTTTTTCTCCTGAATTCACCCGGCTATGTTGAAGCATTCCCTTTACAATAGAATCAGCTCTGTTGCCATGATGAGCAATTTTTTTCAGGTTTTCTGTGATGTCATCGACGATTTCTTTGGCTATATCGAGGTTTCCTGCATCAATTTCTTCTTTCATTTCCTCTAAGAGTTCATTACTTAGCTCTGAGAAGTTATTGACAAAATTGAGTGGGTTTTGTATTTCATGAGCAATGCCAGCAGTAAGCTCTCCTAGGGAAGCCATTTTTTCGGCATGGATCAGTTGAGTTTGCGTTGATTTTAACTCTTGTACAATCTTTTCGAGCTCATTTTTTTGAGAGGTAAGCTCTGCAGTTCTTTCTCTTACTTGTTGCTCAAATTGACTTTTTAATTCTTCGGAGATTTTGAGCTCCTTTTCTTTTTCAATGGTTCGGATACGCTCCATTTCCAGCTTTTTCTTTTGTCTGGAATTATTGATCCACATAGCGATTGCCCAGATAAAAGCAAAAGTCTCAGCCGTTTCAAAATAGGTTTCTCTTCTATTATAAAATTCTGGGGCAATGGAAGTTACTATTTCAGTAATAATGGAAATACCTATGATAGGAAGCCAGGCATAGATAAGACCCTTTTTATGTTCCAGTTCTGGAAACTTTAAGGTAGTATATATGATGATTCCTACTAATGCATAGGATGCCAAGCTTAGCACTACTTCTAATGCCGAAATCAATGGAATCAACTCTAAAACCAGAAGACCAACTGCAAGCCATAACCCATAATTGATCAAGCGTTTCCATTCCTCAGAAATAGTTACTGCACCTAAAGGTTTCTTCAGGAAGAATAAAAGCAGTATTGATATAAGATTTACTAAAAGCACGTTTAGAAAATTTGTTGAATTAGGCTATTAATTTGGTGATTAGTTTATTAAGAATCTTGATTACGCTTCTGTTTTTTCAGGAATATATATAGTAAATGATGTTCCCGATGATTCAGTAGTACTACTTTTAACTCTTAAATCTCCTCCATGGGATTTAACAATATCATAACTTAAGGATAGTCCTAAACCTGTTCCTTTCCCAGTTGGTTTTGTGGTGAAGAATGGTTGATAAATTTTATTGATAATCTCTTTTGGGATTCCTGTTCCATTATCTTCCACGGTAATCTCCAATCCTCCAATGACCTTTTTTGTTGATAGTTTAACCATAGGGGAATAATTTTCATCTCCTAGCTGATGTGCCTTCTCATTAACAGAATAAAAGGCATTGTTCACCATGTTCAGAATGACTCTCCCGAGGTCTTGTTGGATCACCTCTATCTTAGGAATAGATTCGTCCAGATCGGATTTAAAATCTGCGTTAAAGGTTTTGTCCTTGGCTTTGATGCCGTGAAAGCTTAAGCGTAAGCACTCATCTGCCAAAGCATTGATGTCTGTAGATTCTTTTTTACCTGATCCCACCCGACTATGTTGTAGCATCGCTTTGACAATCGCATCGGCACGTTTTCCATGAAGTGTGATCCTACCCAAGTTTTCCTTGATATCTCCGGCAATAGCTTCGGTTTCCTCCAAATCTCCATTTTTTAACTCCTCCATCATTTCATCAATAAGCTCATTGCTTACCTCCGAAAAGTTATTGACAAAATTCAAAGGGTTTTGGATTTCATGAGCAATACCAGCTGTAAGCTCTCCTAAAGAGGCCATTTTTTCGGCCTGTATTAACTGAGATTGAGTTTCCTTTAGGTTTTCGTGAGATGCCTCTAATTCTGAATATGCTTTTTCTATTTCCCTTGCATGGGCCAGCTCTCTCTCTCGAGCTTTTTTCTGCTCTGCTTTTAAAACTTGGTTTTTCTGATAGCGGCTGATTGGGTAAATGAATGAAAGAAAGATCAGTCCGTAGATAATGTATGCCCACCAGCTTCTGTACCAAGGGGGCAAAACAGTAAATGTATAACTGATAGGTTCTGTCCATTCTCCGGCTTCTCCTACTGAGGGACCAGTATACCTCGCCATGACTTGAAAGGTGTAAGTTCCTTCTTGGATATTACCAAAAGTGGCACTTGATTTTTTTAAGATAGGGCTCCATTCCTGATCATAGCCATCTAGAAAATACCGATACTCTACTAGATAAGGCTTGGAGACTTCATTGGTAGAAAAGTCAATATTTAGAATGTTATTTTTATAAGGTAATACAAGGTTTTGAGGGATCGGATGAAAAGGTGAGATGCTATCAAATTTGATGGCTGAAAAACGCTCTCTCATCGCTTCCCGCTCTTTTAAACTTAAGCTTCGTCCAAAGGTGCTCACTTCTTCGTTAATTTCGAGGGCTGTAATGGCATCACTTTCGGGATTGTTTTGGGAATGAGCTAACAAATTCCAAGAGACAACTTCCTCATTTATTCTTAATTGCTTGATTTCTACCACCGGCAATTCTTCATTTTTCAGAAGAGAAGGATAGCTAAATCTTGCCAAAGCAGTTTTGTTATTTCCGGTGCCTGCCCAAAGCACCCCTTTGCTATCCAAAAACATCCCGTTTTGGCCGTCAGTGAGATCTTTTACAGGGTAGCCAGTATTTGAATTGAATAATTCTAGGTTTGAAAGTTCAACAAATGGCTCGCCATCTACGGGGCCGTCAAATAAGGCAATGCCCAGATTAGTGCCCAAAGCTATTTTTCCATCAGGGAAAGAGACAATCTGTAAAATCACATCATTGGGAAGACCGTCGGCAGAACTGAAATTAAAAATTAGGGAATTATCATCTGGGAAGTCCCCGGCGAGCAGAGCTTCAATATTATTTGAATTGAGATAACTTAAACCATGTTCGGTGCCTATCCAGATATTTCCAGCAACATCCTCTTCAATGCTGAATACGCCATTGTCTATTAAGCCTTGTTCGATGGTAATGTTCGTGAAAGATTCTCCATCAAATACACTGATTCCTCCATCTGCAGCGCCAATCCAGATTCTTCCAGATTTATCCTCCAGAATGCTGAGAATAGCATAACCAGCAAGCCCATGTTCTGGAGCGTAATTTGTGAAAGACTCCCCATCAAATTTGCTGATCCCACCTCCATCAGTTCCAAACCATAGAATTCCATTAGAATCTTCTAATATGCTAAACACATCATTAGAGGATAGTCCGTGCTCAGTAGTATAATTGGTAAATTTTCTTCCATCAAAAAGGCTTAGACCTCCTCCTCCGCCAATCCAAAGATTCCCTGATTTTGTTTCCCGGATGCTGTAAACAATATCGGAGGCAAGCCCCTGTGCAGTGGTATAATTGGTAAAGCGTTTTCCATCAAATTTGCTGATTCCTCCATTAGCAGTTCCAAACCATAAATTTTGATTGCTGTCTTCGGCTACACTCATGACTATGTTGGCAGCCAATCCTTGAACTGTCGTATAACTGGTGAAACCTTTACCATCGTATCTGCTGATTCCTCCACCATCTGTCCCAAACCACAATTTTCCAGCTCGGTCTTCGGTAATGCTCAGGACATTATTCCCGGCTAAACCTTGTCTTGTGGTATAGGAAGTAAAATCATTTCCATCGTATCGACTAATACCCCCACCGGTGGCAAACCAGATGTTTCCCTCTTTATCTTCGGCTATGTACCTGATCACCATGCTTGCTATCCCATCTTCTAAACTGAAGTTGGTAAAGGAATTACCATCGTATTTACTAACTCCATCTCCCACTGTACCCATCCAGAGGTTATCCCTCGAATCTTTAAAGATCACACGAACTCGATCTCCTGAAAGTCCATCTTCTGTGTTGAAAGTTGTGAAATTATTTCCATCATATCGGCTAACGCCATTTCCATAGGTACCAAACCAAAGGTTTCCATTTTTATCTTCTTCAATGCTAACTACGACATTGCCCGCAAGTCCGTCTTCAGTAGTGAAATTTTCAAATGTAGTCCCATCAAATTTGCTGACTCCAGCACCATTTGTTCCAAACCAGAGGTTGCCATCTTTATCTTCTTTTATGATGAAAACAATGTCGTCCGGCAGTCCATTAGTAGTATTATAATTGGTAAAACTTTTGCCATCGTATTTGCTAGCTCCTCCCCCCACAGTACCAAACCAAAGGTTTCCTTCTCTATCTTCAATAATACTTCTTAGGTTATTGGCAGCGAGCCCTTGAGCTGTAGAGTAATTAGTGAACCCAGTTCCGTCATAGTGACTCACGCCTCCTCCGGATGTTCCAAACCAA
Above is a window of Algoriphagus machipongonensis DNA encoding:
- a CDS encoding response regulator gives rise to the protein MTRILVVDDEADLEVLIKQKFRKKIRSEEYEFFFALNGKKALEVMEESKDIDMILSDINMPEMDGLTLLSKVKEQHSLLKTVIISAYGDMDNIRTAMNLGAFDFITKPVDFQDLEITIEKTIESIKQIKATLKTMKENNILKMYVDETVLNFMGNRELGMGLDDNETLEAAVAFIDLCGFTAISETEEPNIVVGQLNAYFDMMVREIIAEKGIIDKFIGDAVMAVFKGEDYAKRALRASIAIRDKMNAMPVFSEKSGFKPKVSIGINNGEMVSGNIGSLSLKRLDYTVIGDTVNVASRLQSKANPGQILILEKYQEEVANDFNITKIGEMILKNKAKPVMVYEVIS
- a CDS encoding response regulator, which gives rise to MNILIVDDEKDVEILFRQKFRKEIRSGTIALSFAFSGQEALDFLEKENPPQVVYVFSDINMPGMTGLELLKKIKERFPKINVSMISAYGDNENYEKAIGSGAKEFFTKPIDFAFLKKEISAMVEKNNSEK
- a CDS encoding sensor histidine kinase; this encodes MLLVNLISILLLFFLKKPLGAVTISEEWKRLINYGLWLAVGLLVLELIPLISALEVVLSLASYALVGIIIYTTLKFPELEHKKGLIYAWLPIIGISIITEIVTSIAPEFYNRRETYFETAETFAFIWAIAMWINNSRQKKKLEMERIRTIEKEKELKISEELKSQFEQQVRERTAELTSQKNELEKIVQELKSTQTQLIHAEKMASLGELTAGIAHEIQNPLNFVNNFSELSNELLEEMKEEIDAGNLDIAKEIVDDITENLKKIAHHGNRADSIVKGMLQHSRVNSGEKIPTDLNDLADEFLRLSYHGLRAKDKNFNSDFQLDLDPNLPEIKVVAQDFGRLILNLVNNAFYAVYEKAKTKPENYQPLVKVTSKLIPATGGKPETLKLTIEDNGNGIPDTIKEKIFQPFFTTKPTGEGTGLGLSLSYDIVKAHGGDFKVESVEGEKTIFTILLPNKDK
- a CDS encoding sensor histidine kinase → MKVSNFSFLVVLFLMVSCSESIEKPESVLKVNLSKPEQTNISQLPDSLLPVKTFLKNSPAPQVIQFPLNDGEFNFYESEGERIMLEPPAVLPLLVMRNEDGGIVRNEDGEPFILGEGGMAQFTTYTSDDGLALDAVNSSLMDSRGHLWFGTSGGGVSHYDGTGFTNYSTAQGLAANNLRSIIEDREGNLWFGTVGGGASKYDGKSFTNYNTTNGLPDDIVFIIKEDKDGNLWFGTNGAGVSKFDGTTFENFTTEDGLAGNVVVSIEEDKNGNLWFGTYGNGVSRYDGNNFTTFNTEDGLSGDRVRVIFKDSRDNLWMGTVGDGVSKYDGNSFTNFSLEDGIASMVIRYIAEDKEGNIWFATGGGISRYDGNDFTSYTTRQGLAGNNVLSITEDRAGKLWFGTDGGGISRYDGKGFTSYTTVQGLAANIVMSVAEDSNQNLWFGTANGGISKFDGKRFTNYTTAQGLASDIVYSIRETKSGNLWIGGGGGLSLFDGRKFTNYTTEHGLSSNDVFSILEDSNGILWFGTDGGGISKFDGESFTNYAPEHGLAGYAILSILEDKSGRIWIGAADGGISVFDGESFTNITIEQGLIDNGVFSIEEDVAGNIWIGTEHGLSYLNSNNIEALLAGDFPDDNSLIFNFSSADGLPNDVILQIVSFPDGKIALGTNLGIALFDGPVDGEPFVELSNLELFNSNTGYPVKDLTDGQNGMFLDSKGVLWAGTGNNKTALARFSYPSLLKNEELPVVEIKQLRINEEVVSWNLLAHSQNNPESDAITALEINEEVSTFGRSLSLKEREAMRERFSAIKFDSISPFHPIPQNLVLPYKNNILNIDFSTNEVSKPYLVEYRYFLDGYDQEWSPILKKSSATFGNIQEGTYTFQVMARYTGPSVGEAGEWTEPISYTFTVLPPWYRSWWAYIIYGLIFLSFIYPISRYQKNQVLKAEQKKARERELAHAREIEKAYSELEASHENLKETQSQLIQAEKMASLGELTAGIAHEIQNPLNFVNNFSEVSNELIDEMMEELKNGDLEETEAIAGDIKENLGRITLHGKRADAIVKAMLQHSRVGSGKKESTDINALADECLRLSFHGIKAKDKTFNADFKSDLDESIPKIEVIQQDLGRVILNMVNNAFYSVNEKAHQLGDENYSPMVKLSTKKVIGGLEITVEDNGTGIPKEIINKIYQPFFTTKPTGKGTGLGLSLSYDIVKSHGGDLRVKSSTTESSGTSFTIYIPEKTEA